In Dromiciops gliroides isolate mDroGli1 chromosome 4, mDroGli1.pri, whole genome shotgun sequence, one DNA window encodes the following:
- the DHRS11 gene encoding dehydrogenase/reductase SDR family member 11 — translation MVSLGPGPLVGVAGCVLKESSLPSMERWRGRLALVTGASCGIGAAVARALVKSGLKVVGCARTVSNIEKLAAECQSAGYPGMLVPYKCDLSHEEDILSMFSAVRSQHKGVDICINNAGLARPEPLLSGQTSGWKDMLNVNVLAVSICTREAYQSMKERSVDDGHIININSMLGHRVLAQSDIHFYSATKFAITALTEGLRQELREANTHIRATCISPGLVETGFAFKLHDKDPVKAAETYEHIKCLKPEDVAEAVIFVLSTPPHVQIGDIQMRPTEQVT, via the exons atggtcTCCCTAGGGCCGGGGCCCTTGGTCGGCGTGGCCGGCTGCGTTCTAAAGGAATCCAGCCTCCCCAGCATGGAGCGCTGGCGGGGCCGGCTGGCGCTGGTGACGGGTGCTTCCTGCGGCATCGGCGCGGCCGTGGCCCGGGCTCTGGTAAAGAGCGGACTGAAGGTGGTGGGGTGCGCCCGCACCGTGAGCAACATCGAG AAACTGGCTGCTGAGTGTCAGAGTGCTGGCTATCCAGGGATGCTGGTCCCCTACAAATGTGACCTGTCTCATGAGGAAGACATCCTATCCATGTTCTCAGCAGTCCGAAGTCAACACAAAGGGGTAGACATCTGCATCAACAATGCTGGCCTCGCCCGGCCTGAGCCCCTACTCAGTGGCCAGACCAGTGGCTGGAAAGATATGCTGAAT GTGAATGTGTTGGCTGTCAGTATCTGTACCCGGGAGGCTTACCAGTCCATGAAGGAGAGGAGTGTGGATGATGGACACATTATCAACATCAACAG CATGTTGGGTCACCGGGTGCTAGCCCAGTCTGATATACACTTCTACAGCGCAACCAAGTTTGCCATTACAGCACTGACTGAGGGCCTTCGGCAGGAACTTCGAGAGGCCAATACCCACATCCGAGCCACA TGCATCTCCCCTGGGTTGGTGGAGACAGGATTTGCCTTCAAACTTCATGACAAAGATCCTGTGAAAGCAGCTGAGACCTACGAGCACATCAAG TGTCTCAAACCTGAGGATGTAGCTGAAGCTGTCATCTTTGTCCTCAGCACCCCACCACATGTCCAG ATTGGAGACATCCAGATGAGGCCCACGGAACAGGTGACATAG